From Bacteroidota bacterium, one genomic window encodes:
- the mnmE gene encoding tRNA uridine-5-carboxymethylaminomethyl(34) synthesis GTPase MnmE, whose product MLTEDTIAALSTAPGVGAIAVLRLSGNEALHIANSIFSGTDLTKADSHTLHFGIIKSGDEKIDEVVIGIFKSPKSYTGEDVVEISCHGSIYITQRILQLLVSNGARLAKAGEFTMRAFLHGKMDLSQAEAVADLIASETKASHQLALQQMRGGYSETLKNLRYKLIEFGSLIELELDFSEEDVEFADRSHLVKLTEKIKEVIDQLILSFQLGNVIKLGVNTVIAGRPNAGKSTLLNALLNEERALVSEIAGTTRDTIEEELNIHGINFRMIDTAGIRESTDIIEKMGVEKTMEKIKTSTLLIYLFDVNTMTPEEVKNDLNALIETGDKLLLVANKIDKHDAGYKFSKFFALEPDCYISSLEHTNLDELKEMMYKKVIQNNSYTESAIVSNIRHLEALQKAKEALQEIINAVENKVSGEFTALHIRSALNYIGEITGEVTHEDMLDFIFSKFCIGK is encoded by the coding sequence ATGTTGACGGAAGATACAATTGCAGCGTTGTCCACGGCTCCCGGTGTCGGCGCAATTGCAGTATTACGATTATCAGGAAATGAAGCTCTTCACATTGCAAATTCTATTTTTTCAGGAACAGATCTCACAAAAGCAGATTCACATACATTGCATTTCGGAATAATAAAATCCGGTGATGAAAAAATTGATGAAGTGGTTATCGGAATTTTTAAATCACCAAAATCTTATACCGGTGAAGATGTTGTTGAAATTTCTTGTCATGGTTCAATTTATATTACGCAACGCATTCTTCAATTATTAGTTAGTAATGGTGCACGATTAGCTAAAGCAGGTGAGTTTACAATGCGTGCATTTTTACATGGCAAAATGGATTTATCACAAGCAGAAGCTGTGGCAGATTTAATTGCATCAGAAACAAAAGCATCACATCAACTTGCATTGCAACAAATGCGTGGCGGCTATTCTGAAACATTAAAAAATTTGCGGTATAAATTAATTGAGTTTGGTTCATTGATAGAATTGGAATTGGATTTCAGTGAAGAAGATGTGGAGTTTGCAGATCGTTCACATTTAGTAAAACTGACTGAAAAAATAAAAGAAGTTATTGATCAATTAATACTTTCTTTTCAATTAGGTAATGTAATTAAGTTGGGAGTGAATACTGTAATTGCCGGCAGACCAAATGCAGGTAAATCTACTTTGTTAAATGCATTATTAAATGAAGAGCGTGCCTTAGTAAGTGAAATTGCAGGAACCACTCGTGATACGATTGAAGAAGAATTAAATATTCACGGTATTAATTTCCGCATGATTGATACAGCGGGAATTCGTGAGTCAACAGATATCATTGAAAAAATGGGTGTAGAAAAAACAATGGAGAAAATAAAAACTTCTACATTATTAATTTATTTGTTTGATGTAAATACAATGACCCCCGAAGAAGTAAAAAATGATTTGAATGCATTAATTGAAACAGGAGATAAGTTATTATTGGTTGCAAATAAAATTGATAAGCATGATGCAGGCTATAAATTCTCAAAATTTTTTGCATTAGAACCCGACTGTTATATTTCATCATTAGAACATACCAATTTGGATGAGTTGAAAGAGATGATGTATAAAAAAGTAATTCAGAATAATTCCTATACCGAAAGTGCTATTGTTTCCAATATTCGTCATTTAGAAGCATTGCAAAAAGCAAAAGAAGCATTGCAAGAAATTATAAATGCAGTAGAAAATAAAGTGAGTGGAGAGTTCACTGCATTACATATCCGCAGCGCATTAAATTATATCGGTGAAATAACCGGCGAAGTAACACATGAGGATATGCTGGATTTTATCTTTTCGAAATTTTGTATTGGGAAATGA
- a CDS encoding low molecular weight phosphotyrosine protein phosphatase, translating to MKILMVCLGNICRSPIAEGVMRHKIEQHGLDWQVTSCGTGDWHSGEAPHPGARKIMHAKNMDISKQRAKQFHYSFFNEYDHIYAMDGSNYRDLLMQAETEDEKQKVQLIMNLVYPERNIGIPDPYYNEEKYEEVFSMLNSACDKIIEIYSK from the coding sequence ATGAAGATTTTGATGGTGTGTTTGGGGAATATTTGTCGCAGTCCGATTGCAGAAGGTGTTATGCGACATAAGATTGAACAGCATGGATTGGATTGGCAAGTAACTTCTTGCGGCACGGGTGATTGGCATAGCGGCGAAGCACCACATCCGGGTGCGAGAAAAATTATGCATGCAAAAAATATGGATATCAGTAAGCAGCGAGCAAAACAATTCCATTATTCTTTTTTTAATGAGTACGATCATATTTATGCAATGGATGGTTCTAACTATCGTGACTTATTAATGCAGGCCGAAACGGAAGATGAAAAACAAAAAGTACAATTAATTATGAATCTTGTTTATCCTGAAAGAAATATCGGAATACCTGATCCTTATTATAATGAAGAGAAGTATGAAGAAGTATTTTCAATGTTGAATTCTGCATGTGATAAAATAATTGAAATTTATTCCAAGTAA